From Plasmodium brasilianum strain Bolivian I chromosome 7, whole genome shotgun sequence, the proteins below share one genomic window:
- a CDS encoding hypothetical protein (conserved Plasmodium protein): MSKNEEYKINESWPPGANKKMENKMMVSYSQINMSHPIMSEYNQTEKDEGGIVKFCPLLNDINIIDENNRGGNIHMQISDNKEFDLEKVDMMGVTCNTENLQMNEVEQNDKNTDIALSSYIKLLNVKEEDPLLNYSMNTVATSMSYQNSTRDSNHMSNDKDVIVLSECCNNTSSAMDRGNSNINVDCVKDLNSVRSVSNVNNMNSVNCLHISDGTTDNMNFSTFILDIESMSKSLNVKNAEQKNVALNNNGELLQIGCDFNEGGKIHNELLVYNPVSKKSKREASEDNGGDSISNDSNSNISSSSNGNNNCSNNGNKNSSNNSNKNSSNNGNKNSSNNGNKNSSNNGNKNSSNNNNSSNNNNSSNNNNSSNNNNSSNNNNSSNNKRSHNSNNSNCCSCCSSSSSFISLADTVNNFKIELEQNNMNMFESVSKKGLMFILSIQEVFINKTKKILCSKCNDELHSVHNINNIFKDILKLKIEKHTNEIYMTNFLKKLKEDFLKANLTLKEKIEQQDILINELNEDKKNFTDNIKKFEDIIYRMQNEQAFVFSRIKTNIHNNFLNFTDYVYHLLLNIYSLVCQKNDKLTFLINRLKHAQLTDKYEQDRKKKKKKKKKKKNCITSKDKYSDKNSDKNDDKNNDNDNRNKIRNSSNGKRTVKYNSDNNDDKNKNSRRAIKLTSKKKANSSAVSSSCFNSSLSCVDSKNILSSGENTSTDSSTSDHSSVYVSNELCYSDLTHMNTNKLINKRSLNKFKKKKRKKKRALEGQEKKYNPFLMNKSLSNENKIRSYSFESNGKLSLECINRKGKNSTKRKNILEATNIKLSEKLKRCKKKYSIEIKKNKTLEFLLASKDEEIREVQKNLKDELETKQIFYEEEENKKVKELKDMKILLENYELTNKQLINRNSEYNEMNENLKMKLDHSLCAEKDLNNRLYDLNNLLNKEREKNSFLLSENIKLKNSILQYNKRQDFYFNNKYCNTGKKFMNHYNMNYYDENGSDALKSHDDHHLQYLHHIHYGHDRGYYDHAYNFEGTHERSNNMDICDTYAKQNDRNAYDTLYNENDRRRVRKFSLMYRKNKHHYNNTKRMYDNMYNNCKDPYKKYYDNNPYNDYTLNSSCYSDSSVNIRMQGRKYILNDQQENKYIKNNNEMEGKKKKKGKNKKEKSVEEKNKEDKNEKDRNAGNKVRSRSNDAESLTDEIRNDIINFDEGNYKKIINNITIEEKEIEKIKDEDLYSIFMQNWDESNMDNIGYHNEASLNLSGSFINNLNDSGIYVGAGGKGGSGNGICGTGIDGNSYDKGIPSRDIRRHSAEDEKDSHFYKKEIVKMSHEKNLEVVKPIGMHCSGKNDENLNNIASNYYLTEKQNLENMSKNTDKLALSDLELQNRNQKKDINLIGEKEYIAFSEEIKNTSQDANSGNNNNYINSIATNSNNNSVNDTNNMNIQGRESSKDANFTNGKEEKNKMEGDENDVLMTYEMYKKNKEKFMHISLRKKACEYQEEGKPITGTKHVLLRGLLNKDSTSINCKNGKGNENEQQDLGDFHNLGNIDNNSYNDNNCNDNNNENSMGDSTIYSSACGHNKINLSLNNSVHEIYNSLKQNYDNKNIHFFETLKKNVHNTKNAESCEPSNKEAIKVISEEKPQIDSLSKLARYKVDSLLSRNSPFQDYTEIDVKTNFKIKEESLHATLNNGHCHYQKNVSTSLTAPTVAASSSSSSSSSNSIRNINISGIQNSCIISSRTYSSNGSNGTNGMNGYNDEKQFENVRCEKPKLNSSASYSLERPCSNAKNPVGNNPTKDDINISEHIREKGECNNNNNIFFGTVDKYACKKTNVQIGYSIDKNNNCLQNNDNSKNYITPNELLNIQMEQQKVNAVIRKKDECDNAPKKKNTGDKGVLSRILRKK; the protein is encoded by the exons ATgagtaaaaatgaagaatataaaataaatgagtcATGGCCCCCAGGTGCTAATAAAAAGATGGAGAATAAAATGATGGTAAGTTATtcacaaataaatatgagtCATCCTATAATGAGCGAATATAACCAAACGGAAAAAGATGAAGGTGGTATCGTAAAATTTTGCCCATTGTTAAATGATATCAACATaattgatgaaaataatagagGAGGTAACATACACATGCAAATAAGTGACAATAAGGAGTTTGATTTAGAAAAGGTCGACATGATGGGAGTTACATGTAACACGGAAAATTTGCAAATGAACGAAGTAGaacaaaatgacaaaaatacAGATATTGCATTAAGTAGCTATATTAAACTTTTAAATGTAAAGGAAGAGGACcctcttttaaattatagtaTGAATACTGTTGCAACGTCTATGAGTTATCAAAACAGTACTAGGGATAGTAATCATATGAGTAATGACAAGGATGTTATAGTACTAAGTGAATGCTGCAATAACACTAGTAGTGCAATGGATAGGGGGAACTCGAATATTAATGTGGACTGTGTGAAAGATTTGAACAGTGTGAGAAGTGTTAgcaatgttaataatatgaacagtGTGAACTGCTTGCATATTAGTGATGGTACAACTGACAACATGAATTTCTCGACCTTTATTCTAGACATAGAGTCAATGTCGAAAagtttaaatgtaaaaaatgcaGAGCAAAAAAATGTAGCACTAAATAATAATGGGGAGCTTTTACAAATAGGATGCGATTTTAACGAAGGGggaaaaatacataatgaaCTTTTGGTTTACAACCCTGTTTCAAAAAAATCGAAGCGCGAAGCAAGTGAAGATAATGGGGGTGATAGTATTAGCAATGACAGCAACAGTAATATCAGCAGCAGCAGCAATGGAAACAACAATTGCAGTAACAATGGCAATAAAAATAGCAGTAACAATAGCAATAAAAATAGCAGTAACAATGGCAATAAAAATAGCAGTAACAATGGCAATAAAAATAGCAGTAacaatggaaataaaaatagcagtaacaataacaatagcagtaacaataacaatagcagtaacaataacaatagcagtaacaataacaatagcagtaacaataacaatagcaGTAACAATAAAAGGAGCCATAACAGTAACAACAGCAACTGTTGTAGCTGTTGCAGCAGCAGCAGTAGCTTCATTTCGCTCGCGGACACGGTAAACAACTTTAAGATTGAGCTTGAGCAGAATAACATGAACATGTTCGAATCGGTGAGTAAGAAGGGACTTATGTTTATTCTAAGCATACAAGAGgtgtttataaataaaacgaaaaagatACTGTGCAGTAAATGCAATGATGAATTACATTCCgtacataatattaataacatttttaaagatatactaaaattaaaaatagaaaaacatacgaatgaaatatatatgacaaattttttaaaaaaattgaaagaggattttttaaaagcaaATTTAACTctgaaggaaaaaatagaacaacaagatatattaataaatgagttaaatgaagataaaaagaattttactgataacataaaaaagtttgaagatattatatatagaatgCAAAATGAACAAGCGTTTGTGTTTTCAAGgattaaaacaaatattcataataattttttaaatttcacaGACTATGTATACCATCTGTTgttaaacatatattcattagtttgccaaaaaaatgataaactAACTTTCTTAATCAACCGATTGAAGCATGCGCAGCTGACCGATAAATATGAACAggacaggaaaaaaaaaaaaaaaaaaaaaaaaaaaaaaaaaaattgcattaCCAGTAAGGATAAATATAGTGATAAAAATAGTGATAAAAACGacgataaaaataatgataatgataacagGAACAAAATTCGTAATTCGAGCAATGGAAAAAGAACAGTTAAATACAACAGTGATAACAACGACgataagaataaaaacagCAGGAGAGCGATTAAATTAACGAGTAAGAAAAAAGCAAATTCTTCCGCGGTATCTTCTTCCTGTTTTAACAGCTCCTTATCGTGTGTtgattcaaaaaatattttatcatcaGGAGAAAATACTTCTACTGATAGCTCCACGTCAGACCATTCTAGTGTATACGTTTCCAATGAACTATGCTATTCTGATTTGACACATATGAATACAAATAAGctcataaataaaagaagtttaaataagttcaaaaaaaaaaaaagaaaaaaaaaaagagcactAGAAggacaagaaaaaaagtataatccttttttaatgaataaaagtttatcaaatgaaaacaaaataaggtCCTACTCTTTCGAAAGTAATGGAAAACTCAGTTTAGAATGCATAAACCGTAAGGGTAAAAATTCAaccaaaaggaaaaacattCTGGAAGCGACCAACATAAAACTGAGCGAAAAACTCAAGAGGTGCAAAAAGAAATACTcaattgaaataaaaaaaaacaaaacattaGAATTTCTTCTTGCCAGCAAG GATGAGGAAATCAGAGAAGTTCAAAAAAATCTGAAGGATGAACTAGAAACCAAGCAAATATTTTacgaagaagaagaaaataaaaaagtcaAAGAATTAAAAGATATGAAGATCTTATTAGAAAACTATGAGTTAACCAATAAACAGTTAATTAACAGAAATAGCGAATATAACGAAATGAATGAGaacttaaaaatgaaattagaCCATTCCTTGTGTGCAGAAAAGGATTTAAATAACAGGCTATATGATTTAAACAATTTGCTTAAcaaagaaagagaaaaaaatagttttcttttatcggaaaatataaaattaaaaaattctatTCTTCAGTATAATAAGCGAcaagatttttattttaataataaatattgtaatacaggaaaaaaatttatgaaccATTACAATATGAACTACTATGATGAAAATGGTAGTGATGCGTTGAAATCTCATGACGATCATCATCTTCAATATCTTCATCATATTCATTATGGTCATGATCGTGGTTATTATGATCATGCTTACAATTTTGAAGGAACACATGAGAGATCGAACAATATGGATATATGTGACACATATGCAAAACAGAATGATAGGAATGCGTATGATACACTGTACAACGAAAATGATAGGAGGAGGGTACGTAAATTTTCCTTAATgtacagaaaaaataagcatCATTATAACAACACGAAAAGGATGTAcgataatatgtataataattgtaaagacccgtataaaaaatactatgATAATAATCCATATAATGATTATACGTTAAACTCTTCTTGTTATAGTGACAGTTCGGTGAACATAAGAATGCAAGGgaggaaatatattttgaatgaTCAACAGGAAAATAagtacattaaaaataataacgaaatggagggaaaaaaaaaaaaaaaaggaaaaaataagaaggaGAAAAGTGtagaagaaaagaataaagaggacaaaaatgaaaaggacaGAAATGCAGGTAATAAAGTACGCAGTAGGAGTAATGATGCTGAAAGCTTAACAGATGAAATACgaaatgatattataaattttgatgaaggtaattacaaaaagataataaataacattaCAATAGAGGagaaagaaatagaaaaaataaaggatgaagatttatattcaatatttatGCAAAATTGGGATGAATCGAATATGGACAATATTGGCTATCATAATGAAGCATCATTAAATTTATCCGGGTCCTTCATTAACAATTTGAACGATAGCGGTATATACGTTGGTGCTGGGGGTAAGGGGGGAAGTGGAAATGGTATTTGTGGAACAGGTATTGATGGTAATAGCTACGATAAGGGCATCCCAAGCAGGGATATTCGCAGACATAGTGCAGAGGACGAAAAGGATAgccatttttacaaaaaggaaatagtaaaaatgagTCACGAAAAAAATCTTGAAGTTGTCAAACCAATCGGCATGCACTGTTCAGGCAAAAATGATGAGAATTTGAATAATATTGCTAGTAATTATTACCTAACTGAAAAGCaaaatttggaaaatatGTCAAAGAATACAGACAAATTGGCATTATCTGACCTTGAATTGCAAAATagaaatcaaaaaaaagacatCAATTTGATAGGAGAAAAGGAATACATTGCATTTTCTGAAGAAATTAAGAACACTTCACAAGACGCGAAtagtggtaataataataattatattaacagTATAGCTACCaacagcaataataatagcgtCAATGATACAAACAATATGAACATTCAGGGTAGAGAAAGTTCGAAAGACGCAAATTTTACCAATggaaaggaagaaaaaaataaaatggaaggTGATGAAAATGATGTTTTAATGACATatgaaatgtataaaaagaataaggaAAAGTTTATGCATATAAGTTTAAGGAAAAAGGCATGTGAATATCAAGAAGAAGGGAAACCTATAACAGGTACTAAACATGTGCTGCTAAGAGGGTTATTGAATAAAGACAGTACTTCAATTAATTGCAAAAATGGTAAGGGAAACGAGAATGAACAACAAGATTTGGGGGATTTTCACAACCTAGGAAATATTGACAACAATAGCTATAAcgataataattgtaatgataataacaatGAGAACAGTATGGGGGATAGTACTATATACTCCTCCGCGTGCGGGCATAATAAGATCAATTTAAGCTTGAATAATAGTGTccatgaaatatataattctttaaaacaaaattatgacaataaaaatatacacttTTTCGAAACGTTAAAAAAGAACGTACATAATACGAAAAATGCAGAGAGTTGTGAGCCTTCGAATAAGGAAGCAATAAAAGTTATATCTGAAGAAAAACCACAGATTGACAGTTTATCAAAATTGGCAAGGTATAAGGTAGACAGTTTATTAAGTAGAAATAGTCCTTTCCAGGATTATACTGAAATAGATGtgaaaacaaattttaaaataaaggaaGAGTCACTACATGCCACATTGAATAATGGTCACTGTCATTATCAGAAGAACGTTTCAACGAGTTTAACTGCCCCTACTGTTGCAgctagtagtagtagtagtagtagtagtagtaacagtatcagaaatataaacatatctGGTATACAAAATAGCTGCATTATTTCAAGTCGCACCTATAGCAGCAATGGAAGCAATGGCACGAATGGAATGAACGGttataatgatgaaaaacAATTTGAGAACGTCAGGTGTGAAAAGCCCAAATTGAATTCTTCTGCGTCTTATAGTTTAGAACGTCCATGTAGTAATGCAAAGAACCCAGTGGGAAACAATCCTACTAAGGATGATATCAACATTTCGGAACATATCAGGGAAAAGGGagaatgtaataataataataatattttttttggaacAGTTGATAAATATGCATGTAAGAAAACAAATGTGCAAATTGGTTACAGTAttgacaaaaataataattgtttacaaaataatgataattcaaaaaattatattactcCAAATGAGTTATTAAACATACAAATGGAACAGCAAAAGGTAAATGCAGTTATACGGAAAAAAGACGAGTGTGATAATGCAcccaaaaagaaaaatacagGAGACAAGGGTGTCTTAAGCAGAATACTGAGGAAAAAATAG
- a CDS encoding transcription elongation factor 1 gives MGRSKVKKVKPRKKRPLKLDKQFNCPFCSYKKSVDVKLHRSKGIGELMCLKCGVKYVNQITSLDECIDVYSEWVDKCLDANKKGCNELFFNEDLASFNNLED, from the exons ATGGGTAGAAGCAAAGtcaaaaaagtaaaaccAAGGAAAAAAAGGCCTTTAAAGCTTGACAAACAGTTTAATTGTCCTTTTTGCAGTTATAAAAAATCAGTGGATGTCAAATT gcATAGGTCAAAAGGAATAGGCGAACTTATGTGTTTAAAATGCGGAGTAAAATATGTGAATCAAATTACTAGTTTGGATGAATGCATTGATGTATATAGTGAATGGGTTGACAAGTGCTTAgatgcaaataaaaaaggatgtaatgaactattttttaatgaagatTTAGCATCTTTTAATAACTTAGAAGACTAA
- a CDS encoding major facilitator superfamily-related transporter, with product MLKEDIAHMKYSGSNINDLKVNKWVALSLYSLVASVATFVHAGFSGWQPIIYKTGAFSELCGPNDDVQTFRVDDKISYTTCGNRDAAVNNLFTLSFFVHFFLSSVSGYVLDTFGEKVCFLCGQIILTIAFLILTILKFSYVWYLFFLLLGVSADLSFIPLLKISKYFPGQESLIFGILGSARSTGFAIGLLLKIGFFYTFNFKEDEFYILCIFYMCTCILYSFLVGIFIVPSKSGNMLSPINSEGGTGSSSTDKKHNLAIINEMDNIESGKKKHHNKKNKNNKNKNNNSNSKNNNKNNNNNNNNSNNDKTSFWENIKTLWSHPQKWEYLITVFICSSSMIRFDYFIKTNRSFFVGNNYDYTTLFSLSTVLSFIPTPFFGYLAGKLGSIYSIIVNNIFILLTYIFILFDSVFFRMLAMFTFFLFISFAFSCFYCYVDEKYSKEHFGKLCGIMFAFSALCLILNFYLTYLTNVVYENLGEKKYFPVAYGMNALGVVTLLGCLYLKVTEK from the coding sequence ATGTTGAAGGAAGACATAGCCCATATGAAATATAGTGGGAGcaatataaatgatttaaaagTAAACAAATGGGTGGCATTGTCTTTATATTCCCTGGTTGCATCAGTTGCTACATTTGTACATGCAGGATTTAGTGGGTGGCAACcaatcatatataaaactgGAGCTTTTAGTGAGTTATGTGGTCCTAATGATGATGTTCAAACATTTCGTGTAGATGATAAGATTTCATATACAACATGTGGAAACAGAGATGCAGctgtaaataatttatttacccTATCATtctttgttcatttttttttatcatctgTTAGTGGTTATGTATTAGATACTTTTGGAGAAAAAGTATGTTTCTTGTGTGGACagataatattaacaatagCCTTTTTGATTTTaaccattttaaaattttcctaTGTTTGgtacttattttttctattattggGTGTATCAGCagatttatcttttattcctcttttaaaaatatcgaAATATTTCCCAGGTCAAGAATCGCTAATTTTTGGTATTTTGGGTTCAGCGAGATCTACTGGTTTTGCTATTGGTTTACTTTTAAAGATTGgctttttttatacatttaattttaaagaagatgaattttatatattatgcattttttatatgtgtacatgtattttatattcatttcttgtgggtatatttattgttcCAAGTAAAAGCGGTAATATGTTATCACCTATAAATAGTGAAGGGGGCACCGGATCATCTAGTACTGATAAAAAACATAACCTAGCTATCATAAATGAAATGGATAATATAGAAAGTGGAAAGAAGAAACATCATAATAAgaagaataagaataataaaaataagaataataacagtaacagtaagAATAACAACAagaataacaacaataataacaataacagtaacaatgATAAGACCTCCTTTtgggaaaatattaaaacattatGGAGTCATCCGCAAAAATGGGAATACCTTATTACAGTTTTTATATGCAGTTCCAGTATGATCAGatttgattattttataaaaacaaatagatCTTTTTTTGTAGGGAATAATTATGACTATACAactttattttccttatctacagttttatcatttataccTACGCCCTTTTTTGGATATCTAGCTGGAAAGTTGGGATCcatatatagtataatagtaaataatatatttatactattaacatatatttttatactatttGATAGCGTATTTTTCAGAATGTTAGCCATGTTtacctttttcctttttatttctttcgcCTTCTCATGCTTTTATTGCTATGTGgatgaaaaatattcaaaggaACATTTTGGAAAATTGTGTGGAATTATGTTTGCATTTAGTGCACTTTGTTTAATTCTCAATTTCTACCTGACCTATTTAACAAATGTGGTCTATGAGAACTTAggagaaaagaaatatttccCAGTAGCATATGGAATGAATGCTCTTGGTGTTGTTACCTTACTTGgttgtttatatttaaaagttacagaaaagtaa
- a CDS encoding GINS complex subunit Psf3, translating into MNEEIIKNIKLNNNFLEFEEIIKDINTPFRFIDLVEIPCVPLVDIYGLSLLSNEAYLEYKSGLREDKLIADDEIRLTLFFAIKLYKRNVIKIKFPSYYDIIETLKFDPVSVTIGLFNQFYFETAYELCNILPASEWPSTNFYDILRKAEKTRMHFLINNKTKLNSYFLEGLTNKEKKIYKYFLEGTSKEREVLNKETTLFYFYEKEKC; encoded by the coding sequence ATGAACgaagaaataattaaaaatataaaattaaataataattttttagagtttgaagaaataataaaagacaTAAACACACCATTTAGATTTATTGACTTAGTAGAAATACCATGTGTACCTTTGGTTGACATATATGGGTTATCTCTCCTAAGTAATGAAGCATATTTAGAATATAAGAGTGGTTTAAGAGAAGATAAATTAATAGCTGACGATGAAATTAGgttaactttattttttgcaataaaattatataaaagaaatgttataaaaataaagtttcCTTCATATTATGATATAATCGAGACCTTAAAATTTGATCCAGTGTCTGTAACTATTGGACTATTTAATCAATTTTATTTCGAAACTGCATATGAgctatgtaatatattaccTGCCAGTGAGTGGCCTTCCACAAATTTTTACgatatattaagaaaagcAGAAAAAACAAGAATGCATTTCTTAATTAACAACAAAACGAaattaaattcatattttttagaagGTCTTacaaacaaagaaaaaaaaatttacaagtaTTTTCTTGAAGGTACTTCAAAAGAAAGAGAGGTACTCAATAAAGAAacaactttattttatttttatgaaaaagaaaaatgttag